A single window of Nicotiana tomentosiformis chromosome 1, ASM39032v3, whole genome shotgun sequence DNA harbors:
- the LOC104092369 gene encoding FT-interacting protein 3-like: protein MSNLKLGVEVVGAHNLLSKDGKGSSSPFVELHFDGQKFRTTIKEKDLDPYWNETFYFNISDPNDLTSLTLEALVYNNNKSSNSKSSLGKVKINGSSFVPYSDAVLLHYPLERAGFLSRARGELSLKVFITDDPSVRVSNVFPAVDSSTHISSLSSLSDEPTQQIPDLTPEPVANGRKGSRRTFHHLPNSKHQQQEPYSSFADSRQPTRFGADQMKSTSQGPKLVRMYSGSSSQPVEYSLKETSPFLGGGRIVGGRVIRGGRPSSTYDLVEPMQFLFVRVVKARDLPSKDLTGSLDPYVEVRVGNYKGVTQHFEKNQDPEWNTVFAFAKERMQSSVLDVVVKDKDMIKDDFVGIVRVDLHEVPTRVPPDSPLAPEWYRLENKKGEKKKGELMLAVWIGTQADEAFPDAFHTDVASPIDMSVPSSQIRGKVYHSPRLWYVRVNVIEAQDLVVSEKNHFPDVYVKAHIGNQVLKTKPIRTQTMNALWNEDLMFVAAEPFDEHLILSVEDRVASNKGEALGVVIIPLNTVERRADDRFVRSRWYNLQEPGSVEIEEPKRKDKFSSRINLRVSLDGGYHVLDESTHYSSDLRPTAKQLWKPSIGILELGILNIDALHPSKSRDGKGTTDTYCVAKYGHKWVRTRTVIDSLNPKFNEQYTWEVYDPATVLTIGVFDNGQLGEKSSNGKRDMKIGKVRIRISTLETGRVYTHSYPLLVLHPSGVKKMGELHLAIRFSCASMVNMMFLYSRPLLPKMHYVKPLSVAQQDLLRHQAVNIVAARLSRAEPPLRKEVVEYMSDADAHLWSMRRSKANFFRLMSVFNGLFSVGKWFGDVCMWKNPITTSLVHVLFLMLVCFPELILPTIFLYMCLIGLWNYQYRPRYPPHMNTRISHADSTHPDELDEEFDTFPTSRSSELVRMRYDRLRSLAGRIQTVVGDVATQGERIQALLSWRDPRATILFIIFCLLAAIVLYATPFQVFGVLSGFYAMRHPRFRHKLPSAPLNFFRRLPAKTDSML from the coding sequence ATGAGTAACCTCAAGCTTGGGGTTGAAGTTGTTGGTGCCCACAATCTCCTGTCTAAAGATGGGAAAGGCTCATCTAGTCCCTTTGTAGAGCTTCACTTTGATGGCCAAAAGTTTCGCACCACAATCAAAGAAAAAGATCTGGACCCTTATTGGAATGAAACTTTCTATTTCAACATTTCTGATCCTAATGACTTGACAAGCCTCACACTTGAAGCTCTTGTTTACAACAATAACAAATCAAGCAATTCTAAATCATCTCTTGGGAAGGTTAAGATCAATGGATCGTCCTTTGTTCCATACTCTGATGCTGTTCTTTTGCATTACCCTTTGGAAAGGGCAGGCTTTCTCTCCCGTGCTAGGGGAGAGCTTAGCCTGAAAGTCTTTATAACTGATGATCCATCAGTTAGAGTATCAAACGTGTTTCCTGCAGTGGATTCTTCAACACATATCAGTTCCCTTTCAAGCCTAAGTGATGAACCTACACAACAAATTCCGGATTTAACACCTGAACCAGTTGCTAATGGTAGAAAAGGTTCTAGACGCACATTCCACCACCTGCCAAACTCGAAGCATCAACAACAAGAGCCGTATTCTTCCTTTGCAGATTCCCGTCAACCAACAAGATTTGGGGCTGATCAGATGAAATCTACCTCTCAGGGGCCAAAACTAGTGAGGATGTACTCAGGTTCATCTTCACAGCCAGTTGAATATTCACTGAAAGAGACAAGCCCTTTCCTTGGAGGAGGGCGTATAGTTGGGGGCCGAGTTATTCGAGGTGGCAGGCCATCCAGCACATATGATCTTGTTGAGCCTATGCAATTCCTGTTTGTGAGAGTTGTGAAAGCACGAGATCTGCCTTCTAAAGATCTCACGGGAAGTCTTGACCCTTATGTTGAAGTAAGAGTTGGGAACTACAAAGGAGTCACGCAGCACTTCGAGAAGAATCAAGATCCAGAATGGAATACAGTTTTTGCTTTTGCTAAAGAAAGAATGCAGTCTTCTGTTCTGGATGTTGTGGTTAAGGATAAGGATATGATAAAAGATGACTTTGTTGGGATTGTTCGAGTTGATCTGCATGAAGTTCCAACCCGAGTTCCTCCCGATAGTCCATTGGCTCCAGAGTGGTATCGCCTGGAAAACAAGAAAGGCGAGAAAAAGAAGGGGGAACTGATGCTTGCTGTGTGGATTGGTACACAAGCTGACGAAGCATTCCCTGATGCTTTTCATACAGATGTAGCTAGTCCAATAGATATGTCAGTGCCCTCCTCACAAATCCGCGGAAAAGTGTATCATTCTCCTAGGCTGTGGTATGTTCGTGTCAATGTTATTGAAGCACAGGACTTAGTTGTGTCAGAGAAAAATCATTTTCCTGATGTCTATGTGAAGGCTCATATTGGTAACCAGGTGCTGAAGACAAAACCAATTAGAACTCAAACAATGAATGCTCTGTGGAATGAGGATCTGATGTTCGTTGCTGCTGAACCGTTTGATGAACATCTGATTCTGTCAGTTGAGGATCGTGTTGCTTCCAACAAAGGTGAGGCCCTGGGAGTGGTCATTATCCCATTAAACACTGTTGAAAGGCGTGCAGATGATCGATTTGTTCGATCAAGATGGTATAACCTCCAAGAACCCGGTTCAGTTGAGATCGAAGAGCCAAAGAGGAAAGACAAGTTTTCCAGTAGGATCAATCTTCGTGTATCACTAGATGGAGGATACCATGTACTTGATGAGTCTACTCATTATAGTAGTGATCTTCGACCGACAGCAAAGCAGCTTTGGAAGCCATCAATTGGTATATTGGAATTAGGTATCCTGAATATTGATGCACTACACCCATCAAAATCAAGAGATGGAAAGGGTACAACAGACACATATTGTGTGGCAAAGTATGGTCACAAGTGGGTGCGGACCAGGACAGTTATTGACAGCTTAAACCCGAAGTTTAATGAGCAATACACTTGGGAAGTCTATGATCCAGCTACTGTTCTCACAATTGGGGTTTTTGACAATGGACAGCTTGGAGAAAAAAGTTCAAATGGCAAAAGAGACATGAAAATTGGGAAGGTTCGTATTCGGATCTCAACACTTGAAACTGGTCGAGTATACACGCACTCTTATCCATTGCTTGTCCTTCACCCGTCAGGTGTGAAGAAGATGGGAGAATTGCATCTTGCTATACGATTTTCATGTGCATCGATGGTCAACATGATGTTTCTGTACTCTAGACCCCTTTTACCAAAAATGCATTATGTGAAACCATTGTCTGTAGCACAGCAAGATCTGCTGCGACATCAAGCTGTAAATATTGTGGCTGCACGGCTAAGCCGTGCAGAACCTCCTCTCAGGAAAGAAGTGGTTGAATACATGAGTGATGCAGATGCACACCTCTGGAGCATGAGGCGCAGCAAAGCAAACTTTTTCAGGCTGATGTCCGTCTTTAATGGATTATTCTCTGTTGGGAAATGGTTCGGAGATGTATGCATGTGGAAGAATCCTATCACGACATCATTAGTACATGTTCTCTTCCTTATGCTTGTCTGTTTCCCAGAATTAATCCTCCCAACAATTTTTCTGTACATGTGCCTAATAGGGCTTTGGAACTATCAGTACCGGCCGAGGTACCCTCCTCACATGAACACAAGAATTTCACATGCTGATTCAACACACCCTGATGAGCTTGATGAGGAATTTGACACATTTCCTACGTCACGGAGTTCAGAACTTGTTAGGATGAGGTATGATCGTCTGAGAAGTTTGGCCGGTCGAATTCAGACAGTAGTAGGAGATGTGGCCACGCAAGGGGAGCGAATCCAGGCACTGCTGAGTTGGCGAGACCCACGTGCCACTATACTATTCATTATATTCTGCCTGCTTGCTGCCATTGTGTTGTATGCTACACCTTTTCAAGTGTTTGGTGTCCTGTCTGGCTTTTACGCGATGAGGCATCCCAGGTTCCGCCACAAATTGCCATCAGCACCCCTAAATTTCTTCCGCCGACTTCCAGCTAAGACTGATAGTATGCTATAG
- the LOC138896897 gene encoding putative ripening-related protein 1 translates to MKNSSGGTSLLVLLVFATLTYCSDARLQACQPSEKIRGIKPPPGQCNPENDSDCCKQGKMYTTYKCSPPVTGNTKAVLTLNSFQKGGDGGGPSECDNQYHSDDTPVVALSTGWYSGGDRCLNYITVSANGKSVKAKVVDECDSTMGCDDERDYQPPCPNNIVDASKAVWEALGIPEGDWGDYDITWSDA, encoded by the coding sequence ATGAAGAACTCTAGCGGGGGAACATCACTTCTGGTGTTGCTGGTTTTTGCTACTCTTACTTACTGCTCAGATGCAAGATTACAGGCTTGTCAGCCGAGTGAAAAAATCAGAGGCATAAAGCCACCTCCAGGACAATGTAATCCCGAAAATGACTCGGATTGTTGCAAACAAGGCAAGATGTACACCACTTACAAATGTTCGCCTCCTGTGACGGGTAATACCAAGGCTGTTTTAACCTTGAATAGCTTCCAAAAGGGTGGAGATGGTGGTGGACCATCGGAATGTGATAACCAATACCATTCTGATGATACTCCAGTCGTTGCCCTTTCAACAGGATGGTACAGTGGAGGAGATAGGTGCCTTAACTATATCACTGTAAGTGCTAATGGCAAAAGCGTGAAGGCTAAAGTTGTAGACGAATGTGACTCTACCATGGGATGTGATGACGAACGTGATTATCAGCCTCCGTGCCCGAATAACATTGTTGATGCCTCTAAAGCAGTGTGGGAAGCCTTGGGTATACCTGAAGGTGATTGGGGCGATTATGACATCACATGGTCTGATGCTTAA
- the LOC104092370 gene encoding putative ripening-related protein 1 yields the protein MRKNSSMVTSLLLLLVFATLTYSSDARLQVCQPSGKIKGIKPPPGQCNPENDSDCCKQGKMYTTYKCSPPVTGNTKAVLTLNSFQKGGDGGGPSECDNQYHSDDTPVVALSTGWYSGGDRCLNYITISANGKSVKAKVVDECDSTMGCDDEHDYQPPCPNNIVDASKAVWEALDIPEGDWGDYDITWSDA from the coding sequence ATGAGGAAGAACTCTAGCATGGTAACATCACTACTATTGTTACTGGTTTTTGCTACTCTTACTTACTCCTCAGATGCAAGATTACAGGTATGTCAACCGAGTGGAAAAATCAAAGGCATAAAACCGCCTCCAGGACAATGTAACCCCGAAAATGACTCGGATTGTTGCAAACAAGGCAAGATGTACACCACTTACAAATGTTCGCCTCCTGTGACCGGCAACACAAAGGCTGTTTTAACACTAAATAGCTTCCAAAAGGGTGGAGATGGTGGTGGACCATCGGAATGTGATAACCAATACCACTCTGATGACACTCCAGTTGTTGCCCTTTCAACCGGATGGTACAGTGGAGGAGATAGGTGCCTTAACTATATCACCATTAGTGCTAATGGCAAAAGTGTAAAGGCTAAAGTTGTAGACGAATGTGACTCTACCATGGGATGTGATGACGAACACGATTATCAGCCTCCATGCCCGAATAACATTGTTGATGCCTCTAAAGCTGTCTGGGAAGCCTTGGATATACCTGAAGGTGATTGGGGCGATTATGACATTACTTGGTCTGATGCTTAG
- the LOC104092372 gene encoding uncharacterized protein — translation MTEKSEIVESSNGVKLDPLSVYDFTDDDLLCLSSERRVVEISPDSAAESSIDRKKKPHNATESPDNASPNKSVGQISTARRMTRSQTPHNGAAQPTLKKSLKYPRAVRGKLVGKHIKRRKLVNASGKNKGKSVQANEVIGSKKRKVDAAQRGQAPSSSSNLKTWDFYIPPNKHFHTRISSHTNCEVVKLLKSKLDDRQLQIFRGTIFGYFLDLPNVVVQNQLIHSLLLRQVVPKREDELWFKVNGTKLRFGLAELGIITGLKCCGDADKGYESSSTNRLMDMYFSGLEKVPKQSLIDCFLEKRWRSDEDAVKIAVLYFIHTFLFSNGSRARFITKADFDIVESGEYETFPWGILVFRAMVETMNNRLRTGLKMYRLGGLPLAFQCWFYECCTYVDGKWAHRIDNKVPRILNWKIRRQPTLNELSSGIFKMSGDKLKLKNVSPTEFEQIHLDLPESSGIPNDKEVDSAELPEVHPSDDDFSTPPPKRSKNQPKTKSDPPVNNLEMSDEIQRLSDGQSELKSDIRKVLKATVSLKEQMMASFADVFKAIESLSKKQPEKDDSEIDGRDGHHDRHGDGDSGGFNANDDHGSDGPDHGKDSIGCKENSEEGNVEAMDG, via the exons atGACGGAAAAGTCGGAAATAGTAGAAAGCAGCAACGGGGTGAAATTGGACCCTTTGTCTGTTTATGATTTTACTGATGATGATTTACTATGCCTATCATCAGAGAGAAGAGTAGTAGAAATTAGTCCTGATTCTGCTGCGGAATCTTCCATTGACAGAAAAAAAAAACCACACAATGCTACTGAATCTCCAGATAATGCAAGCCCTAATAAATCTGTTGGGCAAATTTCCACTGCAAGAAGAATGACCCGCTCTCAGACGCCTCATAATGGAGCAGCTCAGCCTACTTTGAAGAAATCACTAAAATACCCTAGAGCTGTAAGAGGTAAATTAGTTGGAAAACATATTAAAAGGAGGAAGCTTGTTAATGCTTCTGGCAAAAATAAGGGTAAATCTGTACAGGCGAATGAAGTTATTGGATCAAAAAAGAGAAAGGTGGATGCTGCACAAAGGGGACAAGCTCCTAGCTCCTCCTCCAATTTGAAG ACTTGGGATTTCTACATTCCACCAAACAAACATTTTCACACGCGTATAAGTTCGCACACAAATTGTGAAGTCGTTAAATTGTTGAAGAGCAAGTTGGATGATAGACAGCTCCAGATCTTCAGGGGAACCATATTCGGGTATTTTCTTGATTTGCCTAATGTAGTTGTACAGAACCAGCTTATACATTCCCTATTGCTCAGGCAGGTGGTCCCAAAAAGAGAGGACGAACTGTGGTTTAAAGTGAACGGGACCAAGTTGCGTTTTGGACTGGCAGAACTAGGGATTATTACTGGTTTGAAATGTTGTGGTGATGCTGATAAGGGCTATGAATCTAGTAGTACCAATAGGTTGATGGATATGTACTTTTCTGGACTTGAAAAAGTACCCAAGCAATCATTGATTGACTGCTTCCTTGAAAAGAGATGGAGGTCGGACGAGGATGCGGTCAAGATTGCTGTGTTGTATTTCATACACACATTCTTGTTCTCAAATGGGTCTAGGGCTAGATTCATCACGAAGgctgattttgatattgttgagagcGGGGAGTATGAGACATTCCCTTGGGGTATACTTGTATTTAGAGCCATGGTGGAGACCATGAACAATAGGTTGCGGACAGGTCTAAAGATGTATAGGCTTGGGGGTTTACCTTTGGCTTTTCAGTGCTGGTTCTATGAGTGCTGTACCTATGTTGATGGCAAGTGGGCTCACCGGATTGACAACAAAGTGCCCCGTATTCTTAATTGGAAAATTCGGAGGCAACCGACCTTGAACGAGTTGTCTAGTGGGATCTTCAAGATGAGCGGGGACAAG TTGAAGTTGAAGAATGTTTCTCCTACGGAGTTTGAGCAAATTCACTTGGATTTGCCTGAATCATCTGGAATTCCAAATGATAAGGAGGTGGATTCGGCTGAGCTTCCTGAAGTTCATCCTAGTGATGATGACTTTAGCACTCCACCTCCTAAAAGAAGCAAAAATCAGCCGAAGACTAAATCGGATCCCCCAGTGAACAATTTGGAGATGAGTGATGAGATCCAACGACTATCTGATGGACAGTCGGAGTTGAAGAGTGATATTCGAAAG gTCCTTAAAGCAACCGTCTCTCTTAAGGAACAAATGATGGCGTCATTTGCAGATGTCTTTAAAGCAATTGAGTCTTTGTCAAAGAAACAACCAGAAAAGGATGATTCAGAA ATTGATGGAAGAGATGGCCACCATGACAGACATGGTGATGGTGATTCCGGTGGTTTTAACGCTAATGATGACCATGGTAGTGACGGCCCAGATCATGGTAAGGACTCCATCGGTTGCAAGGAGAATAGTGAGGAAGGCAATGTTGAGGCCATGGATGGATGA
- the LOC104092377 gene encoding putative ripening-related protein 1, with protein MMNSSSLLVLLIFATFTYCLDARLQVCQPSGKIRGIKPPPGQCNPENDSDCCKQGKMYTTYKCSPPVTGNTKAVLTLNSFQKGGDGGGPSECDNQYHSDDTPVVALSTGWYSGGDRCLNYITISANGKSVKAKVVDECDSTMGCDDEHDYQPPCPNNIVDASKAVWEALDIPEGDWGDYDITWSDA; from the coding sequence ATGATGAACTCTAGCTCGCTTCTGGTGTTGCTAATCTTTGCCACTTTTACTTACTGCTTAGATGCGAGATTACAGGTATGTCAGCCGAGTGGAAAAATCAGAGGCATAAAGCCACCTCCAGGACAATGTAACCCGGAAAATGACTCAGATTGTTGCAAACAAGGCAAGATGTACACCACTTACAAATGTTCGCCTCCTGTGACCGGCAACACAAAGGCTGTTTTGACACTAAATAGCTTCCAAAAGGGTGGAGATGGTGGTGGACCATCGGAATGTGATAACCAATACCACTCTGATGATACTCCAGTTGTTGCCCTTTCAACCGGATGGTACAGTGGAGGAGATAGGTGCCTTAACTATATCACCATTAGTGCTAATGGCAAAAGTGTGAAGGCTAAAGTGGTAGATGAGTGTGACTCTACCATGGGATGTGATGACGAACACGATTATCAGCCTCCATGCCCGAATAACATCGTTGATGCCTCTAAAGCAGTGTGGGAAGCCTTGGATATACCTGAAGGTGATTGGGGCGATTATGACATTACTTGGTCTGATGCTTAG
- the LOC104092373 gene encoding AT-hook motif nuclear-localized protein 9 produces the protein MDRREGMMLPGSAPYYMQRGMSGNAPGLQGSPSINPSLPTANIPFQSSSSGASIPQTLVVDPSSTISPIGSIGASSALPQGEPVRRKRGRPRKYGAQGAMSLALTPPPSTQAMTLIPTQKRGRGRPPGTGRKQQLASFGGWLSNTAGIGFTPHVIMIAVGEDITTKIMSFSQQGPRSICILSANGVISTVTLRQPSTSGGTVTYEGRFEILCLSGSFLVSDSGGSRGRIGSLSVTLANPDGRVIGGGVGGLLIAASPIQVIVGSFLCSSSKAKKRAAESVQSAGTSDLQTTGDSVNPADALSNQNLTPSSSMGVWPSSRQMDLQTGHIDIDLMRG, from the exons ATGGATCGAAGGGAAGGTATGATGTTACCTGGTTCCGCTCCTTACTATATGCAGAGAGGGATGAGTGGGAATGCCCCTGGCTTACAGGGATCACCAAGCATTAATCCTTCATTACCTACTGCCAATATTCCCTTTCAATCTAGTAGTAGTGGCGCTTCGATTCCACAAACACTAGTAGTGGATCCTTCTTCGACGATATCCCCTATAGGTAGTATTGGTGCATCATCAGCATTGCCACAAGGTGAGCCTGTGCGCAGAAAGAGGGGTAGGCCTCGGAAGTATGGAGCTCAAGGGGCGATGTCATTGGCATTGACTCCACCTCCGTCTACTCAGGCGATGACATTAATCCCAACTCAGAAGAGGGGTAGAGGAAGGCCACCAGGGACTGGACGAAAGCAGCAACTTGCGTCTTTTG GTGGATGGTTGTCCAATACAGCTGGAATTGGTTTTACCCCGCATGTCATCATGATTGCTGTAGGAGAA GACATCACAACAAAAATAATGTCATTTTCGCAACAAGGGCCTAGATCAATATGTATTTTATCAGCAAATGGTGTCATCTCCACTGTAACTCTTCGTCAGCCATCAACTTCTGGTGGCACTGTTACATATGAG GGACGGTTTGAGATATTATGTCTATCGGGCTCTTTCTTGGTCAGCGATAGTGGTGGATCTCGGGGTAGGATTGGTAGCCTTAGTGTTACTCTTGCTAATCCAGATGGTCGCGTGATAGGTGGTGGAGTTGGTGGTCTTCTAATTGCAGCAAGTCCGATTCAG GTAATAGTGGGAAGCTTTTTATGCTCAAGTTCGAAGGCAAAGAAAAGAGCTGCAGAAAGTGTACAAAGCGCAGGAACTTCAGATCTTCAAACTACTGGCGATTCTGTAAATCCAGCTGATGCTCTATCGAACCAGAATCTTACACCATCCTCTTCAATGGGAGTATGGCCTAGTTCAAGGCAGATGGATCTACAAACAGGCCATATTGACATTGATTTGATGCGAGGATGA